Proteins from a single region of Synechococcus sp. WH 8109:
- a CDS encoding peroxiredoxin — protein MNRRELLVKSSLFFAALTLTPSRASALGGVVLETGTVVPDFNLPGSSQSEPDRKQWSSRDLRGRWLTVYFYPRDFTGGCTIEARGFESLHNDFLQAGAEVIGISADSVDDHESFCESEGLSFPLLSDPDGTVSKAYGSWMAPYSLRHTFLIDPDGVLRERWVAVRPNGHAREVLDSLVSFKTKAAV, from the coding sequence GTGAATCGGCGGGAATTATTAGTCAAGTCCAGCCTTTTCTTTGCAGCTCTGACGCTCACACCTTCGCGGGCTTCGGCTCTCGGGGGTGTCGTTTTGGAAACGGGAACAGTAGTACCCGATTTTAATCTGCCCGGATCCAGCCAATCCGAACCCGATCGGAAGCAATGGAGCAGCCGTGATCTTCGAGGCCGGTGGCTCACGGTTTACTTCTATCCAAGGGATTTCACCGGCGGATGCACGATCGAAGCCCGGGGCTTCGAAAGCCTTCACAACGACTTCCTTCAGGCCGGAGCGGAAGTGATCGGCATCAGCGCCGACAGCGTTGACGACCATGAATCCTTCTGTGAGAGTGAAGGATTGAGCTTCCCCCTGCTGTCCGATCCCGACGGAACCGTGAGCAAGGCCTACGGGTCGTGGATGGCGCCGTACTCGCTACGCCACACCTTCCTGATCGATCCGGACGGAGTCCTGCGTGAACGCTGGGTAGCGGTTCGACCCAACGGTCACGCCCGGGAGGTGCTGGATTCGTTGGTGTCTTTTAAGACCAAAGCCGCCGTTTGA
- a CDS encoding carbohydrate ABC transporter permease has product MTMLLAAPALLLIAVVFGWPMLRYAWLSFHAYSVLTGLEPVANGGANWWRLAADQRFWVDAGQTARFALISVGLELLLALAIALLLHQRWRGRGAVRALTLLPWALPTTMMALGWRWIFNTPYGPIEVLARSLGLNSLDLLSTPSITWLVTVFADVWKTTPFITLILLAGLQSIPDDLYSAFRLEGGTPLQALRRVTLPLLLPYILLSLLFRLAQAFGVFDLVQVLTGGGPAGSTESIALYAYLNGMRFLDFGYSATVMLAGFLLLTALILAGTLLLKSFGLLRPLDR; this is encoded by the coding sequence ATGACGATGCTCCTGGCTGCTCCTGCGCTGCTCTTGATCGCGGTGGTGTTCGGCTGGCCGATGCTTCGCTACGCCTGGCTGAGCTTCCACGCATATTCCGTTCTCACCGGCCTTGAACCGGTGGCCAACGGCGGAGCCAACTGGTGGCGACTGGCGGCTGATCAGCGCTTCTGGGTAGATGCCGGACAAACCGCGCGCTTTGCCCTGATCTCGGTGGGTTTGGAGTTGCTTTTGGCCCTCGCCATTGCGCTGCTGCTGCATCAACGCTGGCGCGGCAGAGGAGCCGTTCGCGCCCTGACCCTGCTGCCCTGGGCCCTGCCGACAACGATGATGGCCCTGGGCTGGCGCTGGATCTTCAACACCCCCTACGGCCCGATCGAGGTGCTGGCACGAAGCCTTGGCCTCAACTCCCTGGATCTGTTGTCCACCCCATCGATCACCTGGCTGGTGACCGTGTTTGCCGATGTCTGGAAGACAACGCCCTTCATCACGCTGATTCTTCTGGCGGGACTCCAGAGCATTCCCGACGACCTCTACAGCGCCTTTCGCCTGGAAGGGGGAACGCCCCTTCAGGCGCTTCGCAGAGTCACCCTGCCGCTGTTACTCCCCTACATCCTGCTGAGCCTCCTATTCCGCCTGGCCCAGGCTTTCGGGGTGTTCGATCTGGTGCAGGTGCTCACCGGTGGTGGTCCTGCCGGCAGCACCGAAAGCATTGCCCTCTATGCCTACCTCAACGGCATGCGCTTCCTCGATTTCGGCTACAGCGCCACGGTGATGCTCGCGGGATTCCTACTGCTCACCGCGCTGATCCTTGCGGGCACGTTGCTGCTGAAGAGCTTCGGTTTGTTGAGGCCCCTGGACCGATGA
- the rpmB gene encoding 50S ribosomal protein L28, whose translation MSRVCQLTGTRANNGMAVSHSHIRTKKLQQANLQQRRLWWAEGNRWVKLRVTTRALKTIQKKGLGAYAKSLGINLAKI comes from the coding sequence ATGTCACGGGTGTGTCAGCTCACCGGTACTCGCGCCAACAACGGCATGGCCGTGAGCCATTCCCACATCCGCACCAAGAAGCTGCAGCAGGCCAACCTGCAGCAGCGTCGCCTCTGGTGGGCGGAGGGCAACCGCTGGGTGAAGCTGCGTGTGACCACCCGCGCCCTCAAAACCATCCAGAAGAAAGGCCTGGGCGCCTATGCCAAGTCTTTGGGCATTAACCTGGCCAAGATTTGA
- a CDS encoding carbohydrate ABC transporter permease — translation MTRRSLWIALLLVWSLGPMLWQLLSSFTTADALVNHQLSFWSRWTLNNYRDLLSTNPPFWRYLFNSSLVASLTTLLTLMLAIPASYGLAKLPQRLKGILRTAVVGAALFPYVLLFLALLELARTFALGNNLIAIAIPYSALSMPLALLLLTAAFEALPKDLEDAAKLEGLSLCQRLRWVLLPLIAPASASTAILVFLFAWNEFPVALTWLSRSDLLTLPVAMARIAGSSTYSVPYGTYAAATVLGAIPLLVLVLVFQRQIVSGLTNGAIKG, via the coding sequence ATGACACGACGTTCGCTCTGGATAGCACTGCTGCTGGTCTGGTCCCTCGGTCCGATGCTGTGGCAGCTGCTGAGTTCCTTCACCACCGCAGATGCCCTGGTCAATCACCAACTGAGCTTCTGGAGCCGTTGGACGCTCAACAACTACCGGGATCTGCTCAGCACCAATCCGCCCTTCTGGCGGTACCTGTTCAACAGCAGCTTGGTGGCTTCACTCACGACACTGCTCACCTTGATGCTGGCCATCCCCGCGTCCTACGGGCTGGCGAAACTGCCTCAGCGGTTGAAAGGAATCCTCCGCACTGCCGTGGTGGGCGCCGCTCTGTTCCCTTATGTGCTGCTGTTTCTGGCGCTGCTCGAACTGGCCCGCACCTTTGCCCTGGGCAACAACCTGATCGCCATCGCTATTCCCTACAGCGCTCTGTCGATGCCTCTGGCCCTGCTGCTGCTCACGGCGGCATTTGAAGCCCTGCCCAAAGATCTCGAAGACGCAGCAAAGCTGGAGGGGCTGTCGTTGTGTCAGCGGCTGCGCTGGGTGCTGCTCCCCTTAATTGCACCGGCCTCCGCCAGCACAGCAATCCTGGTGTTCCTGTTCGCCTGGAACGAATTTCCCGTGGCGCTCACCTGGCTGAGCCGCAGCGATCTGCTCACTTTGCCGGTGGCGATGGCCCGAATTGCGGGATCATCCACCTATTCCGTCCCCTACGGCACCTACGCGGCAGCCACCGTGCTCGGTGCCATTCCTCTTCTGGTGCTGGTGCTGGTGTTTCAGCGCCAGATCGTCAGTGGACTCACCAACGGAGCAATCAAGGGATGA
- the ggpS gene encoding glucosylglycerol-phosphate synthase, giving the protein MGAGQSSFVILYHRTPFDESKDKNGKRIWVDQKSPNGIIPTLRNLFRSCEKGTWIAWRRVDDQSNEGTERFEMDNPSPFTLCRIPLEDEQISSFYHITSKECFWPILHTFPTYFNVNNANWKIFEEVNKLFAMAACAEAAEGATVWVHDYNLWLAPGYIRAERPDLKIAFFHHTPFPGNDVFAILPWREQILESLLCCDVVGFHIPRYTENFARAATTLVGAKRGPKVLVDKKFIEVGTALSEGTVTSHLEHNGRTIQLLSSPVGTSPDLIQELCWSPSVESHGELIVQDTKKGRKLILSASRVDYTKGNEELLLAFERLLERRNDLHGQVVLMLACVAAASGMKIYEDTQRSIEEMAGRINGRFSQIDWVPIRFSTRRIPYDEMIAWFCHADVCWITPLRDGLNLVAKEYAAARRNRGGVLVLSEFTGASVVLDGAVLTNPYSNRRMDEAIESALEMDEDEQRDRMSRMTDAVESYTVSDWAEEQISGLSPSTLQ; this is encoded by the coding sequence ATGGGTGCGGGTCAGAGTTCATTTGTAATCCTCTATCACCGCACGCCGTTCGACGAATCAAAAGACAAGAACGGTAAAAGAATATGGGTCGACCAGAAAAGCCCTAACGGAATTATTCCAACCCTTCGTAACCTCTTCCGTAGCTGCGAAAAGGGCACTTGGATTGCCTGGAGAAGGGTCGACGATCAGTCGAATGAGGGCACAGAACGGTTTGAGATGGATAACCCTTCGCCGTTCACTCTGTGCCGAATCCCCCTGGAAGATGAACAGATCTCCAGTTTTTATCACATCACATCCAAAGAATGCTTCTGGCCAATTCTTCATACGTTTCCAACCTATTTCAATGTCAACAACGCGAACTGGAAGATCTTTGAAGAGGTCAACAAGCTTTTCGCCATGGCGGCATGCGCCGAAGCCGCCGAAGGCGCAACCGTGTGGGTGCATGACTACAACCTTTGGTTAGCTCCCGGATACATCCGAGCCGAACGTCCAGACCTGAAGATTGCCTTTTTCCATCACACTCCTTTTCCGGGTAATGATGTTTTCGCCATCCTTCCTTGGCGTGAGCAAATTCTGGAAAGTTTGCTCTGTTGTGATGTTGTCGGCTTCCACATTCCCCGCTACACGGAGAACTTTGCTCGTGCCGCCACAACCCTGGTGGGCGCCAAACGAGGGCCCAAAGTCCTTGTGGACAAGAAATTTATTGAGGTTGGAACCGCCCTTTCGGAAGGCACGGTCACCAGTCACCTCGAGCACAATGGCCGCACGATTCAGTTACTCAGCTCTCCGGTGGGCACCTCACCCGATCTGATTCAGGAATTGTGCTGGAGCCCGTCGGTTGAAAGCCATGGCGAATTGATCGTTCAAGACACCAAAAAAGGCCGAAAACTGATCCTTTCTGCCAGTCGAGTGGATTACACCAAGGGCAACGAAGAGTTGCTGCTGGCTTTTGAACGGCTGTTGGAACGACGCAACGATCTGCACGGCCAGGTGGTGCTGATGCTGGCTTGTGTGGCCGCTGCCAGTGGGATGAAGATCTACGAAGACACCCAACGCTCCATCGAGGAAATGGCCGGGCGGATCAATGGCCGCTTCAGCCAGATCGATTGGGTCCCCATCCGCTTTTCCACCCGTCGGATCCCCTACGACGAAATGATTGCCTGGTTCTGCCATGCAGATGTCTGCTGGATCACACCGCTGAGGGATGGCCTGAATCTGGTGGCTAAGGAATACGCCGCTGCTCGACGCAACCGTGGCGGAGTTCTTGTGCTCTCGGAATTCACCGGAGCCTCGGTTGTGCTGGATGGTGCCGTGCTCACAAATCCCTATTCCAATCGCCGCATGGATGAGGCCATCGAATCGGCACTGGAAATGGATGAAGACGAGCAGCGCGACCGCATGAGCCGCATGACCGATGCCGTGGAGAGCTACACGGTGAGTGACTGGGCCGAGGAACAGATTTCTGGCCTGTCGCCCTCCACCCTGCAATGA
- a CDS encoding ABC transporter substrate-binding protein — MKLRRWLLGGALALMMALGVLVGSASSREEVVSILMPSSFTDASADLVKAFNREHRGRIHLKLIRGPLNTESISDLAISSLLLGDAPFDALLMDVTWLPKYAAAGWLEALDPWFDQGAQEQLVQGARLGNDYNGHLYRWPLVADVGLLYWRTDLMDQPPTTPDALVEVAGRLVENQAVANGFVWQGRQYEGLSCDFLEVLQGFGGDWMDTSTNAMELDSPEATAAAAWLNDLINKGVSPYAVTNYAEAESLQAFKAGDAALMRNWPYAWAELQKDDSAVKGNVGISLMVAQPGERPGATLGSWGLSLMRQSQHKEAAVEAIRYLTSEDAQRQRFLNNGYTPIQADLFNDPEMLKASPVLPDLLVALNSALVRPPTPLYAQLSDVVQRELNGLFTGAGSADEAMATSQQRSQTLLRAAGATP, encoded by the coding sequence ATGAAACTGCGCCGCTGGCTGTTAGGCGGTGCATTAGCGCTGATGATGGCCCTTGGTGTTCTGGTTGGATCAGCCTCCTCGCGCGAGGAGGTGGTGAGCATCCTCATGCCCTCGTCCTTCACCGATGCCAGTGCCGATCTGGTGAAAGCCTTCAACCGCGAGCATCGCGGCCGGATTCATCTCAAGTTGATTCGCGGTCCGTTGAACACGGAATCGATCTCAGACCTGGCAATCAGCAGTCTTCTGCTCGGTGATGCGCCGTTCGACGCGCTGTTGATGGATGTCACCTGGTTGCCGAAATATGCCGCCGCCGGCTGGCTGGAAGCCCTGGATCCCTGGTTTGATCAGGGCGCCCAGGAGCAACTGGTGCAAGGCGCACGGCTCGGCAATGACTACAACGGTCATCTCTACCGCTGGCCGCTGGTGGCCGATGTGGGACTGCTCTACTGGCGCACGGATCTGATGGATCAGCCACCAACAACTCCCGACGCGCTGGTGGAGGTTGCTGGACGCCTCGTTGAAAACCAAGCCGTTGCCAACGGGTTTGTCTGGCAGGGGCGTCAGTACGAAGGCCTAAGTTGCGACTTCCTGGAAGTGCTGCAGGGCTTCGGCGGTGACTGGATGGACACCAGCACCAACGCCATGGAACTCGATTCGCCTGAGGCAACGGCGGCAGCAGCCTGGTTGAACGATCTGATCAACAAAGGCGTCAGCCCTTACGCCGTGACCAATTACGCCGAGGCGGAGTCGCTCCAGGCCTTCAAGGCCGGTGATGCGGCTCTGATGCGCAACTGGCCATACGCCTGGGCTGAACTGCAGAAGGACGACAGCGCTGTAAAAGGCAACGTAGGCATCAGCCTGATGGTGGCACAACCGGGTGAACGTCCCGGAGCCACCCTCGGCAGCTGGGGGCTGAGCCTGATGCGCCAATCGCAGCACAAGGAAGCAGCGGTGGAAGCGATTCGCTACCTCACCAGCGAAGACGCCCAGCGGCAGCGCTTTCTCAACAACGGCTACACCCCTATCCAGGCGGATCTGTTCAACGACCCGGAGATGCTGAAGGCCTCTCCTGTGCTGCCGGATCTGCTGGTGGCCTTGAACAGTGCGTTGGTTCGTCCACCTACCCCGCTGTATGCCCAGCTGAGCGATGTGGTGCAGCGAGAACTCAACGGCTTGTTCACCGGTGCCGGGTCCGCCGATGAGGCCATGGCCACCAGTCAGCAGCGAAGCCAAACCCTGCTGCGTGCTGCGGGAGCCACGCCATGA